ATCTTCCCCGGCATCGATTTCGATCGGCTGGTTACAGGAGGAATAGGCCGGGTCGATGCAGCACAACACCACCACCTGCGCCTGGTGCGCCAGGGCCTGTTCAATCGTCAGGGCGATCACTTTTTCCGCCACCGGAGAGTTATCAATGGCCATTAACAAGGTTTTCATCAGTGCTTATCCTTCAACAGCGGTCATTTTGCCAATTTCGCGGGTCAACGCCTCTTTACACTTCAGGATTTCCTCACAATAACGCGCCTCATGTTTACGAAAACGCGCTGTTGGCACCAGCAGTGAGATAGAGAAGCGGCCAAATAAAGTGTCGATCGCCACCGCCATGGTTGAGATGCCCTCCAGCGTCTCACCACGGTCGTAGGAGAAACCGGTTTTGCGCACCTCGCCAATCAGCTCCAGCAGTTGCGGCAGCGTTTTGATGGTCATCTCCGTCAGCTCTTTATAGGCTTCGCCGACCATCACCCTGACATCCTCATCGCTCTCCAGCGCCAGCAAGGCGCGACCGCCCGAGGTGCTGTACAGCGGCAGGTTCAGTCCCATGCGTGGCACCACGCGCAACTCGCGTGACGCCACCACATAATGGACGATAGCCAGTTGCGTACCACTGGCGCGCGCCAGTGAGACAGTTTCATTCGTCTCTGCGGAAAGTCGTTCGAGAAAAGGACGCACCACTTCAACCACGTCACTGTGCACGCTGGAGATCAGCTTCAGCAGTGCCGGACCCAGCCGTAAACCGCCCGCGCCAGTGCTGCGCACCAGTTGCGCATTATCCAATGCGGCGACGATACGTTGCACCGTAGAACGTGGCAAATCCACCGCCTGAGCAATCTCCCCCAGGCTCATACCGCCGGGGTGCTCACCCAATGCATTTAGAATTTTTGCCGCGCGGGCAATGACCTGAATGCCGCCCGCTTTTTCATCCTCACGGCAGGAGGGAAGTTCAACCATAGTGCGATCCTTTGTGGCCTGCCTTACTTTAGCGCGATTAACCGCACTTTTACACCCTGTATCACATTGCAATACAACATACCGGGATGTAATATGTGAGCTGTATCACATCGCAATACACTGCATCAACATAACGAGAAACCTGCTATGAATGCCCAGCCCGTAGCGGCCCCGGCACCCCATCCTTTTACCCTGCGCCTTGCGCTCGGTCTGGTGGGTGTGCTGATTGCTGCACTGACCGCCGGTTTAAACGATCGCGTCACCGATATTGCGTTGGCGGATATCCGTGCGGCGATTGGCATCAGTTACGATCAGGGTAGCTGGATCATTTCGGCTTACCAGGCCGCCGAAGTGGCCGCGATGATGATTGCGCCCTGGTTTGCCGTCACCTTCTCGCTCCGCCGTTTTGCGCTTACCGTCTCGGCGGGTTTTATGATTACCGGCATCCTGCTGCCGCTGCTACCGAATGCCACCTTATTTATTACCTTGCGCGTTATCCAGGGCCTGTTCGGTGGCGCTCTGCCGCCGTTATTAATGACGGTCGCGCTGCGTTTCTTACCTCCGCCGATCAAACTGTATGGCCTCGGTGCTTATGCGCTGACGGCAACCTTCGG
The DNA window shown above is from Pantoea sp. At-9b and carries:
- a CDS encoding IclR family transcriptional regulator, yielding MVELPSCREDEKAGGIQVIARAAKILNALGEHPGGMSLGEIAQAVDLPRSTVQRIVAALDNAQLVRSTGAGGLRLGPALLKLISSVHSDVVEVVRPFLERLSAETNETVSLARASGTQLAIVHYVVASRELRVVPRMGLNLPLYSTSGGRALLALESDEDVRVMVGEAYKELTEMTIKTLPQLLELIGEVRKTGFSYDRGETLEGISTMAVAIDTLFGRFSISLLVPTARFRKHEARYCEEILKCKEALTREIGKMTAVEG